The following coding sequences lie in one Metallumcola ferriviriculae genomic window:
- a CDS encoding translation initiation factor 2, protein MVEDRKLSRKIEELEEKIHHLRVSRRVLMNLLEKVERERKQDLERLEKENRKLQQANSKYAKDLISKNRKLIELEQGTN, encoded by the coding sequence ATGGTCGAAGATAGGAAACTATCGCGTAAAATTGAGGAACTGGAAGAAAAAATACATCATTTGCGGGTAAGTCGCAGGGTGTTAATGAATTTGTTGGAAAAAGTGGAGAGAGAGCGAAAACAAGATTTAGAACGTTTGGAAAAAGAAAACCGTAAACTTCAGCAGGCTAATTCCAAATATGCTAAAGACTTAATATCGAAAAATCGAAAGCTTATCGAGTTAGAGCAGGGGACAAACTAG
- a CDS encoding FxsA family protein, with amino-acid sequence MFFRLLMVFILVPSIELILLIKLGQVIGILWTFTIIVFTGLLGVSLAKQQGLMVLQEIRAQLNAGVMPSDAVIEGLLILGGSLFLLTPGLLTDLTGFSTLIPATRAAWRQLIKNRIQFYIQTGRWRFY; translated from the coding sequence ATGTTTTTTCGCCTGTTAATGGTTTTTATCCTAGTCCCGTCCATAGAACTGATTCTATTGATTAAGCTAGGGCAGGTAATTGGTATTTTGTGGACTTTTACTATTATCGTGTTTACTGGGCTGCTGGGTGTATCACTGGCCAAGCAGCAGGGATTGATGGTACTTCAAGAGATAAGAGCTCAGTTAAATGCGGGGGTGATGCCATCAGATGCGGTAATTGAGGGATTACTGATTTTGGGAGGTTCCTTATTCCTGCTTACCCCTGGTTTATTAACTGACCTGACCGGCTTTTCTACATTGATCCCTGCTACCAGGGCGGCATGGCGACAATTGATTAAGAACAGGATTCAATTCTATATCCAGACCGGCCGCTGGCGATTTTATTAA
- the guaB gene encoding IMP dehydrogenase, with product MDKFSREGLTFDDVLLVPAASSVLPNEVDISTRFTKNIKLNIPIVSAGMDTVTEAKLAIAMAREGGIGVIHKNMSIERQALEVDKVKRSEHGVITDPFFLNPYHKISAALELMERYHISGVPITEGSRLVGILTNRDLRFEKNFDQPIGNVMTQKNLITAPEGTDLETAKEILQQHKVEKLPIVDNDFNLKGLITIKDIEKARKYPNSAKDQRGRLRVAAAVGVSKDTMERAEALNAAGVDALVVDTAHGHSRGVLDTVQKLRQEFAQLDIIAGNVATAAATEDLIKAGVDAVKIGVGPGSICTTRVVAGIGIPQITAIYDCSQIASKYDVPIIADGGIKFSGDIPKAIAAGADVVMIGSLLAGTEESPGDIEIYQGRSYKVYRGMGSLGAMKEGSRDRYFQEDNSKLVPEGVEGRVPFKGSLAETVYQLNGGLRAGMGYCGTADIVELKAKGKFIRISNAGLKESHPHDVTITNEAPNYRI from the coding sequence ATGGACAAGTTTTCCAGAGAAGGACTCACATTTGATGATGTACTATTGGTGCCCGCGGCTTCGTCCGTATTGCCCAACGAGGTTGATATCAGTACCAGGTTCACAAAAAATATTAAACTAAACATTCCGATTGTTAGTGCAGGAATGGATACTGTTACTGAAGCAAAGTTAGCTATTGCTATGGCCCGTGAAGGCGGTATCGGAGTAATTCATAAAAATATGTCTATTGAGAGGCAAGCGTTGGAAGTGGATAAGGTAAAACGGTCAGAACATGGTGTAATAACCGACCCATTTTTTTTAAACCCTTACCATAAGATTTCTGCAGCATTGGAATTAATGGAACGTTATCACATATCGGGCGTACCGATTACTGAAGGCAGCAGATTGGTAGGGATACTTACCAATAGGGATTTACGCTTCGAAAAGAATTTTGACCAGCCGATAGGTAATGTTATGACTCAAAAAAATTTGATCACTGCTCCGGAAGGAACAGATTTAGAGACCGCAAAAGAAATATTGCAACAACATAAGGTTGAAAAGCTGCCAATTGTTGATAATGACTTTAATTTGAAGGGCCTAATAACCATCAAGGATATTGAAAAAGCTCGGAAATATCCTAATTCCGCTAAGGACCAAAGAGGACGGCTTAGAGTAGCGGCAGCAGTGGGTGTCAGTAAAGACACAATGGAAAGAGCCGAGGCATTAAATGCAGCTGGAGTCGATGCTTTGGTTGTAGATACAGCCCATGGACATTCCCGGGGTGTGTTGGATACAGTTCAGAAGTTAAGACAAGAATTCGCCCAACTGGACATTATTGCCGGAAACGTGGCCACTGCAGCAGCGACGGAGGACTTAATAAAAGCCGGCGTAGATGCTGTGAAAATAGGGGTTGGGCCAGGGTCTATTTGTACTACTCGAGTAGTTGCTGGTATCGGTATACCCCAAATAACAGCAATCTATGATTGTTCTCAGATAGCTTCTAAATATGATGTACCAATTATTGCAGACGGTGGAATTAAATTTTCTGGTGACATACCTAAAGCGATTGCTGCAGGGGCGGATGTTGTTATGATCGGCAGCCTCTTAGCAGGTACAGAAGAAAGCCCTGGTGACATTGAAATATATCAAGGGCGAAGCTATAAAGTATACCGTGGAATGGGTTCGTTGGGTGCCATGAAAGAAGGCAGCAGGGATAGGTATTTTCAAGAAGATAACAGCAAACTCGTTCCTGAAGGGGTTGAAGGACGAGTTCCCTTTAAAGGATCTTTGGCCGAGACTGTGTATCAGTTAAATGGTGGGTTGCGTGCCGGGATGGGTTATTGTGGAACGGCGGATATTGTCGAGTTAAAAGCCAAAGGTAAATTTATTCGCATCAGTAATGCCGGATTGAAAGAAAGTCACCCCCACGATGTTACAATTACTAATGAAGCCCCTAATTACCGTATTTAA
- the eam gene encoding glutamate 2,3-aminomutase: MTNQNSGMDDKRNLAEQRAVELKSKIQPYLDAREGIPTGMKLADQYKIQKQKILKLLGGTEEDWNDWHWQVKNRFGDVEQLSKILNLSEEEKQQIAAVGERFRWAASPYYVSLMDPDDKDCPVRRQAIPSVHELQDHMGKDDPMGEEFTSPVPSITRRYPDRLIIKVTNQCAMYCRHCQRRRNIGEIDKGTPKEQLEGALEYVRNHPEIRDVLLTGGDAFMLNEEVLDWLLGELNKIEHVEVKRLGTRTLVTMPQRVTPELCNILEKHHPVYVNTHFNNPKEITQEVAEACDKLTKAGVPIGNQAVLLKGINNDPHVMKKLNHELLKVRIRPYYIFHAKPVTGTAHFITRVEEGIAIMEALRGQTSGLAIPTYIINAPNGYGKTPMLPEYLISSGKDYITIRTWEGRVMQYPNLENI, from the coding sequence ATGACAAATCAGAATTCAGGTATGGATGATAAGAGAAATCTTGCTGAACAAAGGGCAGTGGAATTAAAAAGTAAGATTCAGCCTTACCTTGATGCGCGGGAAGGTATACCCACCGGTATGAAACTAGCCGACCAGTATAAAATTCAAAAGCAAAAGATTTTAAAATTATTAGGTGGAACCGAAGAAGATTGGAATGATTGGCACTGGCAGGTTAAAAACCGCTTTGGTGATGTGGAGCAATTAAGCAAGATACTCAACTTATCAGAAGAGGAAAAGCAGCAAATTGCCGCCGTAGGGGAACGATTTCGGTGGGCTGCATCCCCTTACTATGTTAGTTTGATGGACCCTGATGATAAGGATTGCCCTGTTCGCCGTCAAGCAATACCTTCTGTTCATGAACTTCAAGATCACATGGGTAAGGATGACCCCATGGGAGAAGAATTTACTTCACCGGTTCCATCTATTACGCGGCGTTATCCTGATCGGTTGATTATCAAGGTTACAAACCAGTGTGCCATGTATTGCCGCCATTGCCAGCGCAGAAGAAATATTGGCGAAATTGATAAAGGAACGCCCAAAGAACAATTAGAAGGTGCATTGGAATACGTGCGGAATCACCCTGAAATTCGGGATGTATTGCTTACTGGTGGCGATGCTTTCATGCTCAACGAAGAGGTGCTGGACTGGTTATTGGGCGAATTGAATAAAATTGAACATGTCGAAGTTAAACGTCTAGGCACCAGAACATTAGTTACCATGCCCCAAAGGGTGACGCCGGAGTTGTGTAATATCCTTGAAAAACACCATCCGGTTTACGTCAACACCCATTTTAATAACCCCAAGGAAATTACGCAAGAAGTAGCAGAAGCATGTGATAAACTTACTAAGGCCGGTGTACCGATAGGTAATCAGGCAGTATTATTGAAGGGTATTAATAACGACCCTCATGTCATGAAAAAATTAAATCATGAACTGCTAAAAGTTAGGATCAGGCCATACTATATTTTCCACGCTAAACCAGTTACAGGCACTGCTCATTTTATCACGAGGGTTGAGGAAGGAATTGCCATTATGGAAGCATTACGGGGGCAAACCTCAGGACTGGCAATTCCCACGTACATCATCAATGCTCCCAACGGTTATGGAAAAACGCCAATGCTTCCTGAATATCTGATTTCTTCTGGAAAAGATTATATTACTATCAGAACCTGGGAAGGGCGTGTAATGCAGTATCCTAATTTAGAGAATATATAA
- a CDS encoding helix-turn-helix domain-containing protein — MVDFKSRMPHCPEVSLKEKAREENVDYNNFLDHLSAQKSDEEMADELGISLRTVEHLREQFEKVGVHSIIGQE, encoded by the coding sequence GTGGTAGATTTTAAATCCAGAATGCCGCATTGTCCCGAAGTATCTTTAAAGGAAAAAGCGCGGGAAGAAAATGTAGATTATAACAATTTTTTAGACCACTTATCCGCCCAAAAAAGTGATGAGGAAATGGCCGATGAGTTGGGGATTTCACTGAGGACCGTAGAGCATTTACGAGAACAGTTTGAAAAGGTAGGTGTGCATAGCATTATAGGGCAGGAATAA